DNA from Babylonia areolata isolate BAREFJ2019XMU chromosome 32, ASM4173473v1, whole genome shotgun sequence:
GGAGACATTTCCCATGTTCATGCTGCTATAGTtaccagcaccacaaccaccaggtgtggaggacacaggtaacacagcatgcAGTTTCTCACCATGAACGTGCAGCATATGTTGTTTCAAACTGTTGAACAGCACAAAGGAAGCAGAACAATGCTGACAAATGTGACTTTTGTTCAGGGACAGCAGTGACCCAGAAGTGTTGGCAGGCTTGTGTAGAGGAGTTCTGACTGCTTCAGACGCTGACAGCTGACGTGTTGTTTTAGTAGTGACTGAAGTCTGAAGCTTTCCTTGCAGCTGAAATGAAAATACCAGTAATGACAACTACTGTCAACAGTAAGACTGACACAAGtacactaattaaaaaaaaaaaaagtaatcataaTTTGTAATTTGTTCATTGAGAAACTAaaccatgaaaaacaaaaaaagacagatgtgGCCTTCAATACGATACCCACAAAATGAAAcctgaggggaaaaaaggacaCTGTAAAGCAtctatatgatagtcgtgtccaactacaaccatcagaacagcagaggaggcaactgctgtcctgactatctgggctagaatttgattatagtggacagtgtcttgcccaagttacatccccactccctcagccaagaaggttttaggacggtcggcattgggatggttcccaaagtccaactagcccccaaggctgcagcactaagagccagtgcaattttgcctcctagtttgagagtcatagtccacaaaagaccaagctgtaaatgatttcccactggactggagaaaccattgataatacagctctcactttaccgttggcccaaatgtaaacttatgtcaatctgtgatataagccgagtgttgggcaacTGTAAAGCATAACATCTTCCAAATGACCTTGACTGTTCACCTCTCACCAAGTACAACACATCATCACAAAGAGAACGCCTGGAAAAGTCTTATTCACAGCCTAGTCCTGTCAGGTTTTATTTACATACCACTTGCAGAACTTTATTTCAAAAATACCACCACTAAAGCTTACCAtgaacacatggacagacagacagacacagaggacacacagacaaccatgaCTGGGTGAATATATTGACACATGTTgtttacatgtatttgtatttcttttatcacaacagatttctctgtgtgaaattcgggctgctctccccagagagagcgcgtcgctacactacagcgctactctttttttttttcctgcgtgcagttttatctgtttttcctatggaagtggatttttctacagaattttgccaggaacaacccttttgttgccgtgggttcttttatgtgcgctaagtgcatgctgcacacgggacctcggtttatcgtctcatccaaacgaccagcgcccagaccactactcaaggtctagtggagggggagaaaatatcggcagccaagccgtgattcgatccagcgcgctctgactctctcgcttcctaggcagacgcattacctctaggccatcactccaccaagtGATGCAGTCacgtatataatatgtgtgtctgtaaaaTGGGGTACTGAGCTGAATGTCAAAAGTGTAAAGCCTTCACACTGAGAGGAAAGTAAGAACTTATCCATAACTTGAGTCATTTCtgctgtgtgtggtactgtgtgtaaTTCAATGTTTTGAACCAGTGAAATGTGCTGAAAAAAACCATCACTACCCATAGTACATTCAGACTGATGTCCCATTACTGATTATATACCAGAATATTGCTGTTCATGGCAGATGTATAATTAACAATACTAACATCTATACTTAGCAGAATAAATTACTATTTCCGCTGAAAATGAGACAATGTACTGCTATAAAACAATGTGACAATtgcgaaaaaaaacacccaacaactccccccccccccccccccccaaaaaaaaaatgtaacagtgaAATAACAATGGATATGTTCACTGTTTCTTGGTCATTTCTTGTGCCCTTACCAGAAGTGTACTGTCATCATAATTGTGGAATGTGTGGAAAAAAACAGTGGAGtggtgacctagaggtaacgcgtctgccttggaagcgagagaatctgagcgtgctggttcaaatcacggctcagccgcattcagatgagacgataaaccgaagtcctgtgtgcagcatgcacttagcacacgtaaaagaacccacgacaacaaaagggttgttcctggcaaaattctgtagaaaaatccacttcgacaggaaaatcaaataacactgcacgcaggaaaaaaaaagaagaaaaaaaaagggtggcgctgtagtatagcgacgcgctctccctggggagagcagctcaaatttcacacagagaaatctgttgtgataaaaagcaatacaaatacaaatacaacaagaagtggtttttttttcttctgttttttttttttttaaaccaactctGATActaagagtgagagacaaagagacaatgaaTTGATTacaatttctctctcacacacacacacacacacgcacaacccaaACAGGGCTGTGTACAGAACTTTACAAGAGCCATACAGAGAAAAACATATTCTTAGTAAAACATTTACAGGAGAGAATGGAAAGCTCACCAGATACTGTCAGAAAGAGCAAGTCTTTATGTCAGCTTCCTAAACTACAACAGCTGTGAGCACTCAAAGTATAACTGATAACGAAAAGAAGCGTCAAAATATGCAGATATCTTGAGAAATGACACAACTGCAGCACCAGAAAATGTGTACTCTAAATAAAGGTTAAAATGTTTATAATAGCATCTCTTGGTGAAGAAATCTGAAGTATCCCAGACCAAAAGTTCTACCCACCTGGTTATCACCTGCTGGTCTGTTGTTTTCAGttgtgatgacatcactgctgatgtttgttgtggctggttcagtcttgatgacatcactgctgatgtttgttgtggctggttcagtcttgatgacatcactgctgatgtttgttgtgactggttcagtcttgatgacatcactgctgatgtttgttgtggctgatgtttgttgtgactggttcagtcttgatgacatcactgctgatgtttgttgtgactggttcagtcttgatgacatcactgctgatttTTACTGTGACTGGTTCAGTTCTAGTGATATTACTGAGGATGTTTTTTGCTCTGACAGATGTAGTCTGGAAATCAAAGTTCACCTCTAACCCTTTGTTGCAAAGGTTCAGGGGTTGGGAATTCACTGCATTTGGCGGATTAACTGATGAAGAAGGTAAATCAGCACATGAGACAGATTCACGTTTGATGTCCACATTCCCGTCTTCGGACTGGAAGTGGTGAAACGTATCATCCGTCACACCGTGATCCGTTGGTTCAGTTTTTATAACCagagcactgtctgtctgtatgacagtGGATGGATTGCGAGTGTCTGTCtcacagggtgtggtggtggtaaggatctCAGTCCTGTCATCTGTGGAACCTGAAACAGCAGACagtaacagtacaatacaaaacaatacaatacatctttattcatccatttgcaAATTAATTGAGCAtccataggctcgtcactcacccaacacaatatctcagcccatatccaagtctagtacacacatgcacacacacacacaacgtgacaaaGGTTGCACCATAAAATTGAAAAGCTGCCTGTATATCAAAagcaaaatacatacaaacaagcaatACACGACAACAGCTtcatttccacccccaccccctaatcaccctcccctccacacacacacacacacacagtgtttataAAATAACATGTGTGTATATCAAGAAACATATTTTCACAATAGGTTCTGCATCTTTAAAAATTTCATAAATTGTCAAATGGCAAAAGACGTGATCTAAAAGAGCATGTACATCAACATAAAATAGCATGATTAACATGAAATAACTTGAGTTAAATTTTCATATTGAACGAATTATGTAAAGCATATATATTGTAAAATTGTGACATGGAACTGCTagtaaaacattttaaaaagtatTCTTTAACTAAGACTTCCACTTTCATACAAATATTCCAGTTTCATTCTAACCACCCATAGTGCTTATAAAATAACATGTATAAGTGACAGGTTTTCAGAATAAGTTATCATTGTTTTGCTTCAATAGAGACATAATTTGTCAAGTCagatttctttcccccccccccctctctcctttaaatcaatttaaaaaaaagaaaataaagacatgttctagaATAGCATGTACATTagcataaaacaacaataacaaagaacaaacaTAATAGTTAAATTATGATACTGGACAAATTATTTAAACACATCCATAGTGTAAAACCGTGACTAGCAGCTGCCAGTGAAAACATTTTAAAAGGTATTATATAACTAAGATTTCCACTTTCATATGAATAAACCAGTTTTATTTAAACACCAACACcgacacttcccccccccccccccactcacacacacacacgcacgcacacatacacagagcgtgCAAATAATGGCACCAATAAatatgtcagtagtgtgtgtgctgcctgtcaaGGTTGTGTTCATGGTTAGTTGTGGGCATAAGAGAAGAGTTGTAATGTGTTGTTCTTGCATGGGGTGCTTGAAACCTACCATTTCTGTCTACCCGTTTGCTGTAGAATTCCGAGACTGGTTAAATATGATAGTTAAAATTGTATAAAGTTGTTGTGCACAGTGTCTGAGGGTGTTCGTTTTTATACCATCCGGACcagctgctttgtttctttccacTGTTTTCAACTGTTTGAGGACGTCATCCTCAGAGACAACTCttctctgctttgtttctttacaCTGTTTTCAACTGTTTGAGAACGTCGTCCTCAGAGACAACTCttctctgctttgtttctttacaCTGTTTTCAACTGTTTGAGAACGTCGTCCTCAGAGACAACTCttctctgctttgtttctttacaCTGTTTTCAACTGTTTGAGACGTCGTCCTCAGAGACAACTCttctctgctttgtttctttacaCTGTTTTCAACTGTTTGAGGACGTCGTCCTCAGAGACAACTCttctctgctttgtttctttacaCTGTTTTCAACTGTTTGAGGACGTCGTCCTCAGAGACAACTCttctctgctttgtttctttacaCTGTTTTGAACTGTTTGAGAACGTCGTCCTCAGAGACAACTCttctctgctttgtttctttccacTGTTTTCAACTGTTTGAGAACGTCGTCCTCAGAGACAACTCttctctgctttgtttctttacaCTGTTTTGAACTGTTTGAGAACGTCGTCCTCAGAGACAACTCttctctgctttgtttctttccacTGTTTTCAACTGTTTGAGAACGTCGTCCTCAGAGACAACTCttctctgctttgtttctttacaCTGTTTTCAACTGTTTGAGGACGTCGTCCTCAGAGACAACTCttctctgctttgtttctttacaCTGTTTTCAACTGTTTGACAACGTCGTCCTCAGAGACAACTCttctctgctttgtttctttacaCTGTTTTCAACTGTTTGACAACGTCGTCCTCAGAGACAACTCttctctgctttgtttctttacaCTGTTTTCAACTGTTTGAGGACGTCGTCCTCAGAGACAACTCttctctgctttgtttctttacaCTGTTTTCAACTGTTTGACAACGTCGTCCTCAGAGACAACTCttctctgctttgtttctttacaCTGTTTTCAACTGTTTGAGGACGTCGTCCTCAGAGACAACTCTTCTCTCCCCATGTTGATCTGAGGGGACCATGGCCAGGTCATTCATCAGTGATAaattgatatttatttatttacttatttctttttattttattcatttatttatttattttttgttttgttttgttttgtaattttattttatttttaatcttatttttttattttcatttattttttatatgttttattttattttattttctattattaatattattatcattatttttttatttttaaaaatttttctcaatgcctgactaagcgtgttgggttacgctgctggtaaggcatctgcttggcagatgtggtgtagcatatttggatttgtctgaacgcagtaacgcctccttgagctactgatactgttcttgtttttgtactgatactgatgctgatactgaaagagacaaagagggacaaagGGATTTTATTTTACCAAtgtcaacaatgacaacaacaaaaaaagaaaaagaaaaaagaaacaaaactagaTATTGTTGTGTCTTCATTCACTCCAGCGTGCGCATCACACACTCCGTTCAGACTggttcttgcatgtgtgtgctggggaggggggaggtaggggtgttgggagagagggggggagtgtacATGGGTGAGGGATGGGTTGTGAGTGCAGATCACTATACTTGATTCATAAAATCTATGTATGTGCATCATGCTGAGCAATGGTGATGAAGTTAAACACACAAAGGATCCTCCCTTTCAACATGCAAGAGGAACACTGATGTAGAAAGGTACATCTGTATTTTAAGTTACTTACACTGGAGAATTTGTGTGTACATGGTGCCATTTgtcaatcaatctgtctgtcactcacacgTCTACaaccccctcttcacacacacaccttcctcccccccccccactccccatctaaTAGTAATGTCATAtgaagtggaaagatgttaaattgaagacaacacagtgacacccaccccaacacactgagtgacaccccccccacacacacacaccacccacttacacacccacacatagaccaacagagtgacacacacacatacacccacacatgcgtgcacacgtgtgaacacacacatacacacacaaaccaataacAAAGATGAGATTTCATGACACACCAAAATTTTCAGTCATCCATCGTGGTATTTTACAACTCAATTGAAAGATTCAATTTCAGTCTTCAAAAAAGCGAACTGCTTACAGGTTTGATCCTGTGTCATCCACAGTGGTCCTGCTTCTTCAGCCACATCAATCTCTATCTTCACCTCTGACATCGCCAGCTGGTCAGGGCATGCCATTTGGTCACAACGTCTGAAATCATACGTCACACAAATGCACTGAAAAATATCATTCTGATACTATGGGTACTTATTTCTCTAGGTGTGTTTCTAATGCATATCAACACATACACCATAATTATTGGTCTTGAGCAGGTGGTGTCTTGCCTATGTTTAATAACAGCAAATACTATTGAACACCATCAAAGTGACTCgacagcagcgcagggtctccacttgtgtgtggcctcctggtgacctaacatccacagttccctgtggactcccAGCACTAGGAGTAAGACTATGGAAGATGAATGCAGGTATGGCTGTAAATGAGGGGACTTGGGATTAGCAGTGTGTAGGTAATGCCACCAAAACAgtgcagatgaatggggcagcaaaatatatattcagaatttttttttcaataattatcATTGTTCCATAAATTTGAAATGGCTCTTCAGATTTCACTTCATTCTAACTTCTATACATTACAGCGACTGCTATCACACCTATCTATGACACATATATATCATGGTTTGGTACCACAAATGTCTCCTAAAATTAAATTATGAGTTTGTAATAGAATCTGGTGGAGTTGTAAGTAAAATAAAAATCAGAGtaatgttctttttgtttttcttaaaaaaaaaaaatcaaaaaaaaaaaatcaacataaacaAAAATCCATGTTCACTAGAACTTATGCACAGTACACCAGTTTTCAGAGATGTTGTTATTCctcgttgatattgttgttgctgttgataaccATTTTGTAGATCATGGCTCATGCTGCTATTCATTGCTGCTGCTATCATTGCTGTTGACAATGTTCTTGTTGAAATActggttgttgttatttatgCTCTTGTCTCTTCTTTTATGGCTGATGTTCTTATTCATTCTTACTGGCAGGATTTTTGATGTGTTGAAAAACTTGGTGGTCCCAGGGATTCTTTTACCACAATTCTAGGGGCTCCCAGACTACCTTTAGGGGGTTACTCTAATGCTGTACATTCTGATCAAATCTgcatcacgcacacatacaaaggcaGGAATACCTTCCTGACATGATCATCAAGGTTTCTGAGCAAAGTATTAGTGAAAGCAAAGAACAGGACTTTCActctttttttatgttcttttgttgttgtttttttgttgttgtttttttacattcctGGAACCCCTTCAGTGAGCACCTTTCAAAGCATCAGGGACACACATATTTATGTGCTATCAGGAGCCATGACTGGTTATGTGTGCATGATAGCTGATTAGTGTTTTTAACTGTTTTAACTGCTTCCTTATCAAAGGTTACTCTGCTCAAGTAAGTCCAAAGTCACATGATTCGCCTTCAGGATATTCGCTTTCTATGGACTGAACAATTTGCTCTGAAAATCAAaatgacaaacacagaaacagtcaaCCCTCCTCGTCACATTTATTTGACTTCAATAACCTTGAACCTTGAACTTTTGGGCGTTGAAGCCTTCTTCAGGCTAGGTCGCCTCTCCTTGGTGGCTACAGCACTGGTTTGTGGCATGCACGGCAAGCAGCACTGTAGCTGAGTTACTGCAGGCAGGTTGGTTCGTACACACTAGACAACTGTTGCCAGTGCGCGTCCAGCCTGGATTTGAAGAAGTTTAGGGTAGGGGCGGTCACAACACTGTCCGG
Protein-coding regions in this window:
- the LOC143276405 gene encoding uncharacterized protein LOC143276405, with the translated sequence MIRDRTGGIVLVACVFSQYRRCDQMACPDQLAMSEVKIEIDVAEEAGPLWMTQDQTCSTDDRTEILTTTTPCETDTRNPSTVIQTDSALVIKTEPTDHGVTDDTFHHFQSEDGNVDIKRESVSCADLPSSSVNPPNAVNSQPLNLCNKGLEVNFDFQTTSVRAKNILSNITRTEPVTVKISSDVIKTEPVTTNISSDVIKTEPVTTNISHNKHQQ